The proteins below come from a single Roseiflexus sp. RS-1 genomic window:
- a CDS encoding GatB/YqeY domain-containing protein, giving the protein MALLEQLQNDLKTAMKSGDRLRVDTIRMAIDALKKAQMAQVKAAFDAAGGESADAAALAAIDRDQTLTEAAEQETLAKEVKRRREAAELYRKGGRIDLAEKEEAEAAILQSYLPQQLSAEELRPMVQAIIHEIGATGPADMSKVMPVLMQRLKGRADGRLINQVARELLSQAQ; this is encoded by the coding sequence ATGGCATTGCTCGAACAATTGCAAAACGATCTCAAAACAGCCATGAAGAGCGGCGACCGGTTGCGCGTGGATACGATCCGGATGGCAATCGATGCATTGAAGAAGGCGCAAATGGCGCAGGTGAAGGCTGCCTTTGATGCAGCCGGGGGCGAGTCGGCTGATGCTGCTGCGCTGGCAGCTATCGACCGCGACCAGACTCTGACCGAGGCGGCGGAGCAGGAAACGCTGGCGAAAGAGGTCAAGCGCCGGCGCGAAGCCGCCGAACTCTACCGCAAAGGCGGGCGTATCGATCTGGCAGAAAAAGAGGAAGCGGAAGCGGCTATCCTTCAGTCGTACCTGCCACAGCAACTTTCGGCGGAAGAGTTGCGTCCCATGGTCCAGGCGATCATCCATGAGATTGGCGCAACCGGTCCTGCCGATATGAGCAAAGTGATGCCGGTGTTAATGCAACGTCTCAAAGGTCGCGCCGATGGTCGCCTGATCAACCAGGTTGCGCGTGAACTTTTGAGCCAGGCGCAGTAA
- a CDS encoding guanylate kinase, with the protein MPVVDRNPLLDGLPAYPLLIVISGPSGVGKDSILNRMRELKVPFHFVVTATDRPMREGERNGYDYHFVTTERFREMISQGELIEWARVYGHYKGIPAFEVRDALASGRDVVLRLDVQGAATVRRLAPDSVLIFVAPGSMDELRTRLEQRRTESSAEIDRRLSVAQREMEALEAFDYIVINRADRLDEAVAQIQAIVTAEKLRVHPRRVAL; encoded by the coding sequence ATGCCCGTCGTTGATCGCAACCCGTTACTCGACGGTCTGCCAGCGTACCCGCTCCTGATCGTCATCTCCGGTCCGTCTGGCGTTGGCAAAGACTCCATCCTGAACCGGATGCGTGAACTGAAGGTACCGTTCCATTTTGTGGTCACCGCCACCGACCGCCCGATGCGCGAGGGGGAACGGAATGGGTACGATTATCATTTCGTCACAACCGAGCGCTTCCGCGAGATGATCAGTCAGGGCGAGTTGATCGAGTGGGCGCGGGTCTACGGGCACTACAAAGGAATTCCAGCATTCGAGGTGCGCGATGCGCTGGCTTCAGGGCGTGATGTGGTGCTGCGGCTCGATGTCCAGGGCGCCGCAACGGTGCGCCGCCTGGCGCCCGATTCGGTGCTGATCTTTGTGGCGCCGGGAAGTATGGACGAACTCCGTACACGCCTCGAGCAGCGCCGCACGGAGAGCAGTGCGGAGATCGACCGCCGCCTGAGCGTGGCGCAACGCGAAATGGAGGCGCTTGAAGCGTTCGATTATATTGTGATCAATCGCGCCGACCGCCTGGATGAAGCAGTGGCGCAGATCCAGGCGATTGTCACGGCGGAGAAGTTGCGTGTGCATCCACGGCGCGTCGCGCTGTAG
- a CDS encoding Rqc2 family fibronectin-binding protein, which yields MYFDALTLAAVVDELRATLVGGRVQHVLLPGELSVALEIYAGRRYYLVLSAHPQFARVHLSPVRISRGTDATPPLLLLLRKYVNRGRITAIEQPDLERVLLLSIAKRPLLRNSDDEPELDSDDEDRPDTTSPENETLRCELIVEIMERRSNIVLVGDDNVILAAARHVTPRMSRRPVLPREPYELPPPQSRHDPRQTTAVEMRAAVPDGQPDLARALVSAYRGLSPLAAREVVYRVMGRTIVPTGADLPWEALAGALRQLCQPPWTPHIVIDDGEPVAFAPYELTHLPGARPCPSMSAALDAYYATRERLTAHHQRRDALRERLNAMRERLERQRSALRAELERASDLERLRWEGEMIFAFLHELAPGQDHLEVDGRRIALDPRKSPVECAQDRFRAYEKAKGALAGVPERLRAVELRLAGLDETLALLELAEGYDAIEAIAREAEAEGYLGPETGRTRKRPDRPAPPLRLESSDGLTIYVGRTAQQNEHVTFRLGAPDDLWLHVRGAPGAHVIIKAGQRDVPERTIEEAAALAAYYSSQRASASVEVEIARRRHVRKVRGGPQGLVTYQAERAVRVTPRPPW from the coding sequence ATGTATTTCGATGCGTTGACGCTTGCCGCCGTTGTCGATGAGTTACGCGCCACTCTTGTCGGTGGTCGTGTCCAGCATGTCCTGTTGCCGGGAGAGTTGAGCGTCGCTCTCGAAATCTACGCCGGTCGGCGCTATTATCTCGTACTTTCCGCCCATCCGCAATTCGCGCGCGTTCACCTCAGCCCGGTGCGCATCTCGCGTGGCACGGATGCGACGCCGCCACTGCTGCTGTTGCTGCGCAAGTATGTCAATCGTGGTCGGATCACCGCTATCGAGCAACCGGATCTGGAGCGTGTGTTGCTGCTAAGTATAGCCAAACGGCCGCTCCTGCGCAACTCTGATGACGAACCTGAACTCGATAGCGATGATGAGGATCGACCAGACACCACATCACCGGAGAATGAAACACTCCGGTGCGAATTGATTGTTGAAATCATGGAACGCCGCAGTAATATCGTGCTGGTGGGCGACGATAACGTGATTCTGGCGGCAGCACGGCATGTGACGCCACGTATGAGCCGGCGTCCGGTGTTGCCGCGTGAACCATACGAACTGCCGCCGCCCCAGTCCAGGCACGATCCGCGCCAGACGACAGCAGTCGAGATGCGCGCTGCCGTGCCGGATGGTCAACCCGATCTGGCGCGCGCGCTGGTGAGCGCCTACCGTGGGCTGTCGCCGCTTGCTGCGCGTGAGGTGGTCTATCGTGTGATGGGGCGCACCATTGTGCCAACCGGCGCCGATCTGCCATGGGAAGCGCTTGCCGGTGCGTTGCGGCAGTTGTGTCAGCCTCCCTGGACGCCGCATATTGTGATTGATGATGGCGAACCGGTCGCATTCGCGCCATACGAACTGACCCATCTGCCGGGGGCGCGTCCCTGTCCATCGATGAGCGCTGCGCTGGACGCATACTATGCAACGCGCGAGCGCCTTACCGCCCATCATCAACGGCGCGACGCTCTGCGTGAGCGGTTGAACGCCATGCGTGAGCGTCTGGAGCGGCAACGTTCCGCCCTCCGCGCCGAACTGGAGCGCGCTTCCGATCTTGAGCGGTTGCGCTGGGAAGGAGAAATGATCTTTGCGTTCCTTCACGAACTGGCGCCAGGACAGGATCATCTGGAGGTGGACGGGCGACGTATCGCGCTCGATCCGCGCAAGTCGCCGGTCGAGTGTGCGCAGGATCGTTTCCGCGCCTATGAGAAAGCCAAAGGTGCGCTTGCTGGCGTTCCCGAACGATTGCGCGCCGTCGAGTTGCGTCTGGCAGGTCTGGATGAAACGCTGGCGCTACTGGAACTGGCGGAAGGATACGACGCTATCGAGGCAATTGCACGTGAGGCAGAGGCGGAAGGCTATCTCGGACCTGAAACAGGTCGCACCCGCAAGCGTCCTGATCGCCCTGCGCCGCCGTTACGCCTCGAATCAAGCGACGGCTTGACCATCTATGTTGGACGCACTGCACAGCAGAACGAACATGTCACCTTTCGCCTCGGCGCACCTGATGATCTCTGGCTGCACGTGCGCGGCGCACCTGGTGCGCACGTGATTATCAAAGCCGGTCAGCGTGACGTCCCGGAGCGCACCATCGAAGAAGCAGCAGCGCTGGCAGCGTACTACAGCAGTCAGCGCGCCTCTGCCAGCGTCGAGGTTGAAATTGCACGGCGACGCCACGTGCGGAAAGTGCGTGGCGGACCGCAGGGCCTGGTGACCTATCAGGCCGAGCGGGCAGTGCGTGTGACGCCACGCCCGCCGTGGTAG